A window of the Desulforapulum autotrophicum HRM2 genome harbors these coding sequences:
- a CDS encoding CBS domain-containing protein encodes MGKKKIKAETVITSHMNADFDAVASMLAAQKIYPEAVVLFPGSQEKNLKDFFISSMSYLFNMADAGTIDFSKVKRLVIVDTRQEDRLKPVAGLLNKEGMEIHIYDHHPALENDIRGKVEDIRQTGATVTILSKIIQERKILITPDEATVMALGIYEDTGSFTYASTTEQDFQMAAFLLSSGANLNTISNLVTKEISPDQITWINDLLNEMTCHKINGYDINVSTISSPDWITDLAAIVQKVVKIENLDVFFSIALMGNKVQIIARSRVPQVDVGKILSTLGGGGHPFAASATISNIPLAQIEQQLIDTIQQTVKVSLVAKELMSSPAITIESRISCKEAATTMARYNINALLVLEPGTHHILGYTTRTVMDKVLYHKLEDLDVKEYMTTEISTISPRADIREIEAKIIGGKQRLLPVIENDALLGVVTRTDLLNFLVQDNKDARNFQKGAEIYEHHTRKRNVKRLLDERLSKQEVALLRKIGAAGDKLGINLFVVGGFVRDLLLYRKVDDMDIVVEGDGISFAKSFALMCKGRCNSHKKFGTAVVVLPDGFKVDVASARREYYKFPAALPTVEMSSIKLDMFRRDFTINTMAIQLNQEKFGTLIDFFGAQRDLKDKTIRTIHNLSFVEDPTRVFRAIKFANRFDFTIGKLTSNLIQNAVRVDFFKNLSGLRVFSELRQILEEDDPIPAIKTLETYGLERVIHPYLAFDNQTVVLLEEVKKALAWHDLLFLDTPYLRWSIYFMVMIRLCSPKIVQEIADRLKFSPTHQRIILNDRIKAEQRLEILEANPPKSNSRLHSILKTFRTELILYMMACAKKDETRKALSLFYTKLRDIKVLIRGEHLITLGVRPGPEFKRIMSSVLKARLDHQVATLENEIDFAKGYIRQNKIVD; translated from the coding sequence ATGGGCAAAAAAAAAATCAAGGCAGAAACGGTTATCACAAGCCATATGAATGCAGACTTTGATGCAGTGGCATCCATGCTTGCGGCTCAAAAAATCTATCCAGAGGCCGTAGTTCTCTTTCCAGGCTCCCAGGAGAAAAACCTGAAGGATTTTTTCATCTCCTCCATGAGCTATCTCTTTAATATGGCCGATGCCGGAACCATTGATTTCTCGAAAGTGAAACGACTTGTCATTGTTGACACACGCCAGGAGGATCGCCTCAAGCCCGTGGCAGGACTGCTCAATAAAGAGGGGATGGAGATTCACATCTACGATCACCACCCTGCCCTTGAAAACGACATCAGGGGCAAAGTTGAAGATATACGGCAAACCGGCGCCACAGTCACCATTTTAAGCAAAATCATCCAGGAACGAAAAATCCTCATAACCCCGGATGAAGCCACTGTCATGGCCCTTGGAATATACGAGGATACCGGTTCATTCACCTACGCCTCCACCACAGAACAAGATTTTCAAATGGCAGCCTTTCTACTCTCCTCAGGGGCAAACCTGAACACCATATCAAACCTTGTGACCAAAGAAATCAGCCCGGACCAGATCACCTGGATCAATGATCTGCTCAACGAAATGACCTGCCACAAGATCAACGGGTACGACATCAATGTATCGACCATCTCCTCGCCTGACTGGATCACAGACCTTGCCGCAATCGTTCAAAAGGTGGTCAAGATAGAAAACCTGGATGTTTTTTTCTCCATTGCACTCATGGGCAATAAAGTCCAGATCATTGCCAGGAGCAGGGTACCCCAGGTGGATGTGGGAAAAATTCTTTCAACCCTTGGTGGCGGCGGTCACCCCTTTGCCGCATCGGCCACCATCAGCAACATCCCCCTTGCCCAGATCGAACAGCAGCTCATTGACACGATCCAGCAGACGGTAAAGGTCTCCCTTGTGGCAAAAGAACTCATGTCGTCGCCGGCCATCACCATTGAGTCCCGGATCTCATGCAAAGAAGCAGCAACAACCATGGCCCGCTACAACATCAACGCCCTGCTCGTATTGGAACCCGGAACCCATCATATCCTGGGCTACACCACAAGGACTGTCATGGATAAGGTCCTTTACCACAAGCTTGAAGATCTTGACGTAAAAGAGTACATGACAACGGAAATCTCAACGATCTCACCCCGGGCTGATATCAGGGAAATCGAGGCCAAGATCATCGGGGGAAAACAGCGACTTCTGCCAGTGATTGAAAATGATGCCCTCCTTGGCGTCGTCACCCGCACGGATCTTCTCAACTTTCTTGTCCAGGACAACAAGGACGCACGAAACTTTCAAAAGGGAGCGGAGATCTACGAACACCATACAAGGAAACGAAATGTCAAACGACTTCTGGATGAACGGCTCAGCAAACAAGAGGTCGCCCTTTTACGAAAAATTGGCGCAGCCGGCGACAAACTCGGAATAAACCTCTTTGTGGTCGGCGGTTTTGTCAGGGATCTTCTGCTCTATCGCAAGGTCGATGACATGGACATTGTGGTAGAGGGAGACGGTATCTCCTTTGCAAAGTCCTTTGCCCTGATGTGCAAGGGGCGTTGCAATTCCCATAAAAAATTCGGCACAGCAGTTGTGGTTTTGCCCGACGGGTTCAAGGTGGATGTGGCCTCGGCAAGGCGGGAATACTATAAATTCCCAGCAGCCCTTCCCACTGTTGAAATGAGCTCAATCAAGCTTGATATGTTCCGTCGGGATTTCACCATCAATACCATGGCCATCCAGCTGAACCAGGAAAAATTCGGCACCTTGATCGATTTTTTTGGTGCACAGAGGGATCTAAAGGACAAAACCATACGAACCATCCACAACCTGAGTTTTGTGGAAGATCCAACCCGGGTATTTCGTGCCATAAAGTTTGCCAATCGGTTTGATTTCACCATTGGGAAACTTACCTCCAACCTCATTCAAAACGCCGTCAGGGTCGATTTTTTCAAGAACCTGAGCGGATTGAGGGTATTTTCCGAACTTAGACAGATTCTGGAGGAGGATGACCCTATTCCAGCCATTAAAACCCTTGAGACTTACGGCCTTGAACGGGTGATCCACCCCTATCTTGCCTTTGACAACCAAACCGTTGTCCTGCTTGAAGAGGTAAAAAAGGCCCTTGCCTGGCACGATCTTCTGTTCCTTGACACCCCTTACCTGAGATGGTCCATCTACTTTATGGTCATGATACGGCTGTGCAGCCCAAAGATCGTCCAGGAGATTGCCGACAGGCTCAAATTCTCTCCCACCCACCAGCGAATCATCCTCAACGATAGAATAAAGGCAGAACAACGGCTTGAAATTCTTGAGGCAAATCCGCCAAAAAGCAACAGCCGTCTGCACAGCATACTCAAAACCTTTCGAACTGAACTGATTCTTTACATGATGGCATGTGCCAAAAAAGATGAGACAAGAAAGGCATTATCTCTATTTTATACAAAGCTCAGGGATATAAAGGTGCTGATCAGGGGAGAACACCTCATCACGCTGGGCGTTCGCCCAGGTCCAGAATTCAAGAGAATCATGTCTTCGGTCCTCAAGGCCCGCCTGGATCACCAGGTGGCCACCCTTGAAAATGAAATTGATTTTGCAAAGGGGTATATCCGCCAGAACAAAATCGTTGATTAA